One Rosa chinensis cultivar Old Blush chromosome 3, RchiOBHm-V2, whole genome shotgun sequence DNA window includes the following coding sequences:
- the LOC112192378 gene encoding putative disease resistance protein RGA4 isoform X3 produces the protein MAEFLLTFSAKEILTKVISLAAEEFTLVLGFKGDLAQLHASFLKIQAMLLDVDHSHVRGVTLENWVKDLEDIAHKADDVLDEIGYEVLRRKVELQNQMKKKVKSFFSHNNPIAFRFKMANKIKRINKSLLDLNDEAAGPIGLVARIQADATSQDVEVPDRETISKFYNDEKLIIGREEVVSDIVKTLTKSNDSAKNYPPVLAIVGMAGLGKTTLAKSIFHESKIDKHFHVRIWVCVSTPFEVKTILRRILESLKSEEAAIQGKEKICNLIQKELKKKRYLLILDDVWSEDPQKWEELKNCLSTVEDTRASSIIITTRSDKVAKVMETLPRCDLRRLSDDECWLIMKDKAFSVGSAPMSKEQEIAGKEIAKKCGGVPLMAKVLGPMLRSKTTDEWRSIVNNKIWDLPEGEKRILSILKLSFDELKPSSLKQCFAYCSMFFKDFDIEKDDLIQLWMAQGWLHPCPDKGLDMEERDIMELPISIGKLKHLRYLNVLKTRIKTFPKSIGQLYNLQTLKIAYQLEEFPREIANLINLRHIYFGRYMKVPSGILGQFTNLRSLPFLKVGKETGPRIEELSGLNQLQNTLSIYGLENVRDGEEAQKANLVEKKHIRKLILEWKLDRPSHNVDNEDDVLKGLRPHDSLEFLAIHEFMGIEFPSWLLLAKNLKEIELLGCNKCEGVPVLGHLPSLSCVKIKSMENLTCMGSEFYGDNHVNCGNGSSKEARPLFPALKTLHIEEAQNLIEWMEAPTEGGSRVVFPCLEELTLIHCDQLTSAPSHFPSLKRLVIRDMDSGGMPIASILSNQLTTLTNLRLSNVGGLTCLPEGMLENNKNLAHLNIHSCSELTHISEGFEHCCASLSHLYIGNCNNLRYLPDGILTSSLKGLSLWGCDNLKYIPDATGDGLTSLQTLEVMRCPKITSIPFSQGLPSLGVLSIEDCPELSSLPGGLEFCTSIRRLRITRCPKVPSISIESLSTSLQELCVSNLDSLPISQGGFTSLRDLEICYCESAQFGPEFSAFLQTLESLQKLKIWWCDNLETIPSSDKLTSLRSLEIRWCRKLKYLPDGLAASSQSCSLTRLKELTIGPFCEKLHAFPAFQAIPQLESLSIWGWRKLKSLPEQIQHLPSLRHLEIRSFGGVQAIPEWLGNLASLEDLTIRSCSSLKYLPPVEAMQRLTKLKEINISNCPRLEERCTEESGSEWPKIRHIPLIKIGDIKIEN, from the exons ATGGCAGAATTTCTCCTCACTTTTTCTGCCAAGGAAATACTGACCAAGGTGATTTCGCTTGCTGCTGAAGAATTCACTCTCGTGTTGGGTTTCAAAGGAGATCTAGCACAGTTGCATGCATcattcctcaagattcaagctaTGCTACTAGATGTCGACCATTCACATGTTCGAGGGGTGACTTTGGAAAATTGGGTGAAGGATCTTGAAGACATAGCTCACAAAGCCGATGATGTTTTGGATGAAATTGGGTATGAAGTTCTCCGACGCAAAGTAGAACTCCAGAATCAGATGAAGAAAAAGGTGAAATCTTTCTTTTCACACAACAATCCCATTGCATTTCGCTTTAAAATggcaaataaaattaaaaggaTCAACAAATCTTTGCTGGATTTGAACGATGAGGCAGCTGGCCCTATTGGGTTAGTTGCTAGGATACAAGCAGATGCAACCTCACAAGATGTTGAAGTACCCGACAGGGAAACCATCTCCAAATTTTATAATGATGAGAAGCTCATCATTGGAAGGGAGGAGGTCGTGTCAGATATAGTCAAAaccttgaccaagtcaaatGACAGTGCCAAAAACTATCCTCCAGTTTTGGCTATCGTGGGAATGGCAGGCTTGGGGAAGACAACTTTGGCTAAATCAATATTTCATGAATCTAAGATTGATAAACACTTCCATGTAAGAATATGGGTGTGTGTATCTACTCCTTTTGAAGTCAAGACAATCTTAAGGAGGATTTTGGAATCTCTAAAATCAGAGGAAGCTGCAATACAAGGTAAGGAGAAGATTTGTAATCTCATTCAAAAagagttgaaaaagaaaagataccTTCTTATACTTGATGATGTTTGGAGCGAAGATCCTCAGAAATGGGAAGAGTTGAAGAATTGTTTGTCAACTGTTGAAGATACTCGAGCAAGTAGCATAATTATTACCACCCGTAGTGACAAAGTTGCAAAAGTCATGGAGACCCTTCCTAGGTGTGATTTGAGAAGACTATCAGATGATGAATGTTGGCTCATAATGAAGGATAAAGCATTTTCAGTTGGGAGTGCTCCTATGTCCAAAGAGCAGGAGATAGCTGGTAAAGAGATTGCTAAGAAGTGCGGAGGTGTACCATTAATGGCAAAG GTTTTGGGACCTATGTTGCGCTCCAAAACAACTGACGAATGGCGGTCAattgtaaacaataaaatatgggATTTACCAGAAGGAGAAAAAAGAATTTTGTCAATTTTGAAGTTGAGTTTTGATGAATTGAAACCTTCATCCTTGAAACAATGTTTTGCATATTGCTCGATGTTCTTCAAAGATTTTGATATTGAAAAGGATGACTTGATCCAACTATGGATGGCTCAGGGATGGCTTCACCCTTGTCCTGACAAAGGCCTAGACATGGAGGAGAGAG ACATTATGGAGTTGCCAATTTCAATTGGGAAGTTGAAACATTTGAGGTATCTGAATGTTTTGAAAACAAGAATCAAAACATTTCCCAAATCAATTGGTCAGCTTTACAACCTGCAAACATTGAAAATAGCTTATCAGCTTGAAGAGTTTCCGAGAGAAATTGCAAATCTGATAAACTTGCGGCACATTTATTTTGGTAGATATATGAAAGTTCCAAGTGGAATATTGGGACAGTTCACTAATCTTCGGTCATTACCTTTTCTCAAGGTGGGTAAAGAGACAGGTCCGAGAATTGAGGAATTGAGTGGTTTAAACCAGTTGCAGAACACCTTATCTATTTATGGACTGGAAAATGTAAGAGATGGAGAAGAAGCGCAGAAAGCAAACTTAGTTGAGAAGAAACATATACGCAAGTTAATCCTTGAATGGAAGCTTGATAGGCCAAGCCACAATGTGGACAATGAAGACGATGTACTAAAAGGCCTACGACCACATGATAGTTTGGAATTTTTGGCTATTCATGAATTCATGGGTATTGAATTTCCATCATGGTTATTGCTAGCCAAGAATTTGAAAGAGATTGAATTATTGGGCTGCAACAAATGTGAAGGAGTTCCAGTACTTGGGCATTTACCCAGTCTTAGTTGTGTTAAGATTAAGAGCATGGAGAATCTAACTTGTATGGGATCTGAGTTTTATGGTGATAACCATGTTAACTGTGGAAATGGATCAAGTAAGGAGGCCCGGCCTTTGTTCCCTGCTTTGAAAACATTGCATATTGAGGAGGCACAGAACCTGATTGAATGGATGGAAGCGCCAACAGAGGGAGGAAGTAGGGTGGTGTTTCCTTGCCTTGAGGAGCTGACCTTGATTCACTGTGACCAACTGACTAGTGCTCCCAGTCATTTTCCATCTCTTAAGAGGTTGGTGATAAGAGACATGGATAGTGGAGGCATGCCAATAGCAAGTATTCTAAGCAATCAACTCACCACTCTCACTAATCTCAGGTTATCGAATGTGGGGGGACTTACTTGTCTGCCGGAAGGGATGTTGGAAAACAACAAGAATCTTGCACATTTAAACATACATTCATGTTCGGAGTTGACTCATATATCAGAAGGGTTTGAGCACTGCTGCGCATCTCTTTCTCATTTGTATATAGGGAATTGCAATAATTTGAGATATTTACCTGATGGGATACTCACATCTTCTCTTAAAGGGTTGTCGTTGTGGGGTTGTGACAATTTAAAGTACATCCCAGATGCTACAGGCGATGGTCTCACATCCCTTCAAACATTGGAAGTGATGAGGTGCCCCAAAATAACATCCATTCCATTTTCACAAGGCCTCCCATCTCTCGGTGTATTAAGTATAGAAGACTGTCCCGAATTATCAAGTCTACCGGGTGGGCTGGAATTCTGTACCTCTATTCGGAGGTTGAGAATAACAAGGTGCCCTAAGGTACCATCCATTTCAATCGAAAGTCTGAGTACATCCCTCCAAGAGTTGTGTGTAAGTAATCTAGACTCTCTTCCAATTTCACAAGGTGGCTTCACATCACTCCGTGACTTGGAAATCTGTTACTGCGAAAGTGCACAATTTGGGCCAGAATTTAGTGCCTTTCTTCAAACCCTTGAAtctcttcaaaaattgaagatATGGTGGTGCGATAATCTAGAAACTATTCCAAGTTCAGACAAGCTCACATCCCTCCGCAGCTTGGAGATTCGTTGGTGTCGTAAATTAAAATATCTACCGGATGGGTTAGCAGCATCGTCACAGTCCTGCAGTCTCACCCGTTTGAAGGAATTGACAATTGGTCCTTTTTGCGAGAAGCTCCATGCATTCCCGGCTTTTCAGGCTATACCACAGCTTGAATCATTATCCATCTGGGGGTGGCGTAAGCTCAAGTCTCTCCCTGAACAAATTCAGCACTTGCCTTCTTTAAGACATTTGGAAATACGGTCCTTTGGTGGAGTGCAGGCTATTCCAGAATGGTTGGGAAACCTTGCATCTCTGGAGGACCTGACTATTCGGTCGTGCAGTAGTCTGAAGTATCTACCTCCTGTGGAAGCTATGCAACGCCTCACCAAATTGAAAGAGATAAACATCTCCAACTGTCCCCGTCTAGAAGAAAGATGCACGGAGGAGAGCGGCTCAGAGTGGCCTAAGATTCGTCATATTCCATTAATCAAGA TTGGAGATATAAAAATCGAGAATTAA
- the LOC112192378 gene encoding putative disease resistance protein RGA3 isoform X4 — MAEFLLTFSAKEILTKVISLAAEEFTLVLGFKGDLAQLHASFLKIQAMLLDVDHSHVRGVTLENWVKDLEDIAHKADDVLDEIGYEVLRRKVELQNQMKKKVKSFFSHNNPIAFRFKMANKIKRINKSLLDLNDEAAGPIGLVARIQADATSQDVEVPDRETISKFYNDEKLIIGREEVVSDIVKTLTKSNDSAKNYPPVLAIVGMAGLGKTTLAKSIFHESKIDKHFHVRIWVCVSTPFEVKTILRRILESLKSEEAAIQGKEKICNLIQKELKKKRYLLILDDVWSEDPQKWEELKNCLSTVEDTRASSIIITTRSDKVAKVMETLPRCDLRRLSDDECWLIMKDKAFSVGSAPMSKEQEIAGKEIAKKCGGVPLMAKVGKETGPRIEELSGLNQLQNTLSIYGLENVRDGEEAQKANLVEKKHIRKLILEWKLDRPSHNVDNEDDVLKGLRPHDSLEFLAIHEFMGIEFPSWLLLAKNLKEIELLGCNKCEGVPVLGHLPSLSCVKIKSMENLTCMGSEFYGDNHVNCGNGSSKEARPLFPALKTLHIEEAQNLIEWMEAPTEGGSRVVFPCLEELTLIHCDQLTSAPSHFPSLKRLVIRDMDSGGMPIASILSNQLTTLTNLRLSNVGGLTCLPEGMLENNKNLAHLNIHSCSELTHISEGFEHCCASLSHLYIGNCNNLRYLPDGILTSSLKGLSLWGCDNLKYIPDATGDGLTSLQTLEVMRCPKITSIPFSQGLPSLGVLSIEDCPELSSLPGGLEFCTSIRRLRITRCPKVPSISIESLSTSLQELCVSNLDSLPISQGGFTSLRDLEICYCESAQFGPEFSAFLQTLESLQKLKIWWCDNLETIPSSDKLTSLRSLEIRWCRKLKYLPDGLAASSQSCSLTRLKELTIGPFCEKLHAFPAFQAIPQLESLSIWGWRKLKSLPEQIQHLPSLRHLEIRSFGGVQAIPEWLGNLASLEDLTIRSCSSLKYLPPVEAMQRLTKLKEINISNCPRLEERCTEESGSEWPKIRHIPLIKIGDIKIEN, encoded by the exons ATGGCAGAATTTCTCCTCACTTTTTCTGCCAAGGAAATACTGACCAAGGTGATTTCGCTTGCTGCTGAAGAATTCACTCTCGTGTTGGGTTTCAAAGGAGATCTAGCACAGTTGCATGCATcattcctcaagattcaagctaTGCTACTAGATGTCGACCATTCACATGTTCGAGGGGTGACTTTGGAAAATTGGGTGAAGGATCTTGAAGACATAGCTCACAAAGCCGATGATGTTTTGGATGAAATTGGGTATGAAGTTCTCCGACGCAAAGTAGAACTCCAGAATCAGATGAAGAAAAAGGTGAAATCTTTCTTTTCACACAACAATCCCATTGCATTTCGCTTTAAAATggcaaataaaattaaaaggaTCAACAAATCTTTGCTGGATTTGAACGATGAGGCAGCTGGCCCTATTGGGTTAGTTGCTAGGATACAAGCAGATGCAACCTCACAAGATGTTGAAGTACCCGACAGGGAAACCATCTCCAAATTTTATAATGATGAGAAGCTCATCATTGGAAGGGAGGAGGTCGTGTCAGATATAGTCAAAaccttgaccaagtcaaatGACAGTGCCAAAAACTATCCTCCAGTTTTGGCTATCGTGGGAATGGCAGGCTTGGGGAAGACAACTTTGGCTAAATCAATATTTCATGAATCTAAGATTGATAAACACTTCCATGTAAGAATATGGGTGTGTGTATCTACTCCTTTTGAAGTCAAGACAATCTTAAGGAGGATTTTGGAATCTCTAAAATCAGAGGAAGCTGCAATACAAGGTAAGGAGAAGATTTGTAATCTCATTCAAAAagagttgaaaaagaaaagataccTTCTTATACTTGATGATGTTTGGAGCGAAGATCCTCAGAAATGGGAAGAGTTGAAGAATTGTTTGTCAACTGTTGAAGATACTCGAGCAAGTAGCATAATTATTACCACCCGTAGTGACAAAGTTGCAAAAGTCATGGAGACCCTTCCTAGGTGTGATTTGAGAAGACTATCAGATGATGAATGTTGGCTCATAATGAAGGATAAAGCATTTTCAGTTGGGAGTGCTCCTATGTCCAAAGAGCAGGAGATAGCTGGTAAAGAGATTGCTAAGAAGTGCGGAGGTGTACCATTAATGGCAAAG GTGGGTAAAGAGACAGGTCCGAGAATTGAGGAATTGAGTGGTTTAAACCAGTTGCAGAACACCTTATCTATTTATGGACTGGAAAATGTAAGAGATGGAGAAGAAGCGCAGAAAGCAAACTTAGTTGAGAAGAAACATATACGCAAGTTAATCCTTGAATGGAAGCTTGATAGGCCAAGCCACAATGTGGACAATGAAGACGATGTACTAAAAGGCCTACGACCACATGATAGTTTGGAATTTTTGGCTATTCATGAATTCATGGGTATTGAATTTCCATCATGGTTATTGCTAGCCAAGAATTTGAAAGAGATTGAATTATTGGGCTGCAACAAATGTGAAGGAGTTCCAGTACTTGGGCATTTACCCAGTCTTAGTTGTGTTAAGATTAAGAGCATGGAGAATCTAACTTGTATGGGATCTGAGTTTTATGGTGATAACCATGTTAACTGTGGAAATGGATCAAGTAAGGAGGCCCGGCCTTTGTTCCCTGCTTTGAAAACATTGCATATTGAGGAGGCACAGAACCTGATTGAATGGATGGAAGCGCCAACAGAGGGAGGAAGTAGGGTGGTGTTTCCTTGCCTTGAGGAGCTGACCTTGATTCACTGTGACCAACTGACTAGTGCTCCCAGTCATTTTCCATCTCTTAAGAGGTTGGTGATAAGAGACATGGATAGTGGAGGCATGCCAATAGCAAGTATTCTAAGCAATCAACTCACCACTCTCACTAATCTCAGGTTATCGAATGTGGGGGGACTTACTTGTCTGCCGGAAGGGATGTTGGAAAACAACAAGAATCTTGCACATTTAAACATACATTCATGTTCGGAGTTGACTCATATATCAGAAGGGTTTGAGCACTGCTGCGCATCTCTTTCTCATTTGTATATAGGGAATTGCAATAATTTGAGATATTTACCTGATGGGATACTCACATCTTCTCTTAAAGGGTTGTCGTTGTGGGGTTGTGACAATTTAAAGTACATCCCAGATGCTACAGGCGATGGTCTCACATCCCTTCAAACATTGGAAGTGATGAGGTGCCCCAAAATAACATCCATTCCATTTTCACAAGGCCTCCCATCTCTCGGTGTATTAAGTATAGAAGACTGTCCCGAATTATCAAGTCTACCGGGTGGGCTGGAATTCTGTACCTCTATTCGGAGGTTGAGAATAACAAGGTGCCCTAAGGTACCATCCATTTCAATCGAAAGTCTGAGTACATCCCTCCAAGAGTTGTGTGTAAGTAATCTAGACTCTCTTCCAATTTCACAAGGTGGCTTCACATCACTCCGTGACTTGGAAATCTGTTACTGCGAAAGTGCACAATTTGGGCCAGAATTTAGTGCCTTTCTTCAAACCCTTGAAtctcttcaaaaattgaagatATGGTGGTGCGATAATCTAGAAACTATTCCAAGTTCAGACAAGCTCACATCCCTCCGCAGCTTGGAGATTCGTTGGTGTCGTAAATTAAAATATCTACCGGATGGGTTAGCAGCATCGTCACAGTCCTGCAGTCTCACCCGTTTGAAGGAATTGACAATTGGTCCTTTTTGCGAGAAGCTCCATGCATTCCCGGCTTTTCAGGCTATACCACAGCTTGAATCATTATCCATCTGGGGGTGGCGTAAGCTCAAGTCTCTCCCTGAACAAATTCAGCACTTGCCTTCTTTAAGACATTTGGAAATACGGTCCTTTGGTGGAGTGCAGGCTATTCCAGAATGGTTGGGAAACCTTGCATCTCTGGAGGACCTGACTATTCGGTCGTGCAGTAGTCTGAAGTATCTACCTCCTGTGGAAGCTATGCAACGCCTCACCAAATTGAAAGAGATAAACATCTCCAACTGTCCCCGTCTAGAAGAAAGATGCACGGAGGAGAGCGGCTCAGAGTGGCCTAAGATTCGTCATATTCCATTAATCAAGA TTGGAGATATAAAAATCGAGAATTAA